The following coding sequences lie in one Flavobacterium cyclinae genomic window:
- a CDS encoding helix-turn-helix domain-containing protein translates to MNIKQKFGLKVKELRKVKNLSQEKLANLAEIDRTYLPTIEKGERNVSIEVVEKLAKALDVKIKDLFDE, encoded by the coding sequence ATGAATATTAAACAAAAATTTGGTCTCAAAGTAAAAGAATTGCGAAAAGTAAAAAATTTGTCGCAAGAAAAATTAGCGAACTTAGCTGAAATTGACAGAACATATTTGCCAACGATAGAAAAAGGAGAAAGAAATGTTTCGATTGAAGTTGTTGAAAAATTAGCAAAAGCTCTTGATGTAAAAATTAAAGATTTATTCGATGAATAG
- a CDS encoding DUF2075 domain-containing protein → MNRSYYSNSIEEFIKEDVNSIYGKISGNYDLNKLTIQQSNAWKKQIEILKQSISLFSGKIYFEFTIPRMGKRVDNILIIDNCIFVLEFKIGSDIYDKSAKEQAFDYGLDLNNFHEGSHNKNLIPILVADKAPSIINISSKSLDCLHQTICANSSNLKDVINNTLQNLKSFEKIDIKFWEESIYKPTPTIIEAATALYKKHNVLEISRSDSGAENLSVTSNCISEIIDFSKRNNKKSICFITGVPGAGKTLAGLNIANIRSNYIEEEHAVFLSGNGPLVDVLREALTRDKVKSALENGEKLSKENAKSQVKSFIQNIHHFRDASLRDDKAPIEKVTIFDEAQRAWTKEQASSFMKRNKGNSEFNKSEPEFLIEVMDRHKDWCTIVCLIGGGQEINTGEAGLEEWIRPFDHKFKDWDIYYSSKIIEDDNYIKDNYALEILKNKKAERKDELHLSVSLRSFRSSQLSSFIQEIINNDIVKANSIYKEFIEKDYPIRITRDLEKAKNWLNNQAKGTERTGIIASSGAIRLRPFGLNVKAKIDAPIWFLNEKEDIRSSYFLEEVATEFDIQGLELDWTCVAWDGDLFYNNNQWNYKKFTGTTWKNCSNTERIKYLINSYRVLLTRARQGMIIYIPNGNNEDLTRPHFMYDGTFEFFIKIGIKEI, encoded by the coding sequence ATGAATAGGTCATATTACTCAAATTCTATTGAAGAATTTATCAAAGAAGACGTTAATTCAATTTACGGAAAAATTTCAGGAAATTATGATTTGAATAAATTGACTATTCAACAGTCAAATGCATGGAAAAAGCAAATCGAAATTTTAAAACAATCCATTTCTTTATTTAGCGGAAAGATTTATTTCGAGTTTACAATCCCAAGAATGGGAAAAAGAGTTGATAATATTTTAATTATTGATAATTGTATTTTTGTTTTAGAATTTAAAATTGGTTCTGATATTTATGATAAATCAGCTAAAGAACAAGCTTTTGATTATGGGTTAGACTTGAATAATTTTCATGAAGGAAGTCATAACAAAAATTTAATACCAATCTTAGTTGCAGATAAAGCTCCTTCAATTATAAATATATCTTCAAAAAGTTTAGATTGCTTGCATCAGACTATTTGCGCAAATTCTTCTAATCTTAAAGATGTAATTAATAACACCCTACAAAATTTAAAATCTTTTGAGAAGATAGATATAAAGTTTTGGGAAGAATCTATTTATAAGCCTACTCCAACAATTATTGAAGCCGCAACTGCTCTATATAAAAAGCATAATGTTTTAGAAATTTCAAGAAGTGATTCAGGTGCTGAAAATTTATCAGTAACATCAAATTGTATTTCAGAAATAATTGATTTTTCAAAAAGGAATAATAAAAAATCTATTTGTTTTATTACTGGAGTTCCTGGAGCAGGAAAAACACTGGCAGGTTTAAATATCGCGAACATACGTTCAAATTATATTGAGGAAGAGCATGCAGTTTTCCTTTCGGGAAATGGTCCATTGGTTGATGTTTTAAGAGAAGCTTTAACAAGAGATAAAGTAAAGTCTGCATTGGAAAATGGAGAAAAATTATCAAAAGAAAATGCAAAATCTCAAGTTAAATCATTCATACAAAATATCCATCATTTTAGAGATGCATCTTTAAGAGATGACAAAGCACCAATTGAAAAAGTAACAATATTCGATGAGGCTCAAAGAGCTTGGACAAAGGAACAAGCATCGAGTTTTATGAAAAGAAATAAAGGAAATTCTGAATTTAATAAATCTGAACCTGAATTCTTAATTGAAGTTATGGACAGGCATAAAGATTGGTGTACAATAGTCTGTTTAATAGGAGGAGGACAAGAAATTAATACAGGAGAGGCAGGTTTAGAAGAATGGATTAGACCTTTTGATCATAAATTTAAAGATTGGGATATTTATTATTCATCAAAAATAATAGAAGATGATAATTATATAAAGGACAATTATGCCTTAGAAATTTTAAAAAATAAAAAAGCTGAAAGAAAAGATGAACTTCATTTGTCAGTTTCCTTGCGTTCATTTAGAAGCTCTCAATTATCAAGTTTTATTCAAGAGATTATAAATAATGATATTGTAAAAGCAAATAGTATTTATAAGGAGTTTATTGAAAAAGATTATCCAATTAGAATAACTCGTGATTTAGAAAAAGCAAAAAACTGGTTAAATAATCAAGCAAAAGGAACAGAAAGAACTGGGATTATTGCATCGTCGGGTGCTATTCGATTAAGACCTTTTGGATTAAATGTAAAAGCTAAGATTGATGCGCCAATATGGTTTTTAAATGAGAAAGAAGATATTCGTTCATCATATTTTTTGGAAGAAGTTGCTACAGAATTTGATATTCAAGGATTGGAATTAGATTGGACTTGTGTTGCTTGGGATGGTGATTTGTTTTATAATAATAATCAATGGAATTATAAAAAGTTTACGGGAACAACATGGAAAAATTGCAGTAATACTGAAAGAATAAAGTATTTGATTAATTCTTATAGAGTTTTATTAACAAGAGCAAGACAAGGTATGATTATTTATATTCCGAATGGAAATAATGAAGATTTAACTAGGCCACACTTTATGTATGATGGGACATTTGAATTTTTTATTAAAATCGGGATTAAAGAAATTTAG
- the scpA gene encoding methylmalonyl-CoA mutase: MRKDIQHLKLEVKSQKLEVTPNSKLQTPNSFTTAEGIEVKPTYSKEDISDLEHLGFGAGFAPNLRGPYATMYVRRPWTIRQYAGFSTAEESNAFYRRNLAAGQKGLSVAFDLATHRGYDSDHERVVGDVGKAGVAIDSVEDMKVLFDQIPLGEMSVSMTMNGAVLPIMAFYIVAAEEQGVAPNLLSGTIQNDILKEFMVRNTYIYPPTPSMKIIADIFEYTSKNMPKFNSISISGYHMQEAGATADIELAYTLADGLEYIRTGLAAGMDIDTFAPRLSFFWAIGMNHFMEIAKMRAGRMLWAKLLKQFNPKDEKSLALRTHCQTSGWSLTEQDPFNNVARTAIEAAAAAFGGTQSLHTNALDEAIALPTDFSARIARNTQIFLQEETKICKTVDPWAGSYYVESLTAEIAEKAWALIEEVEELGGMTKAIEAGIPKLRIEEAAARKQARIDSGQDIIVGVNKYRLEKEDPLHILDVDNQMVRKQQIERLEQIKATRDNAKVAECLAKLTESAKNGGENLLSLAVEAARNRATLGEISDALETVFGRYKAQIRSFSGVYSKEIKNDESFEKAKQLADAFAKKEGRRPRIMIAKMGQDGHDRGAKVVATGYADVGFDVDIGPLFQTPQEAAKQAVENDVHILGVSSLAAGHKTLVPQVIEELKKYGREDIMVIVGGVIPAQDYQFLFDAGAVAVFGPGTKISDAAITILEVLLED, from the coding sequence ATGAGAAAAGATATACAACATTTAAAGTTAGAAGTTAAAAGTCAGAAGTTAGAAGTTACTCCAAACTCTAAACTCCAAACTCCAAACTCATTTACAACTGCTGAAGGCATCGAAGTTAAACCAACTTATTCTAAAGAAGATATTTCCGATTTAGAACATCTTGGTTTTGGAGCAGGTTTTGCACCCAATTTACGCGGACCATACGCTACTATGTACGTTCGCAGACCTTGGACGATTCGTCAGTATGCAGGATTCTCAACTGCGGAAGAAAGTAACGCTTTTTACAGAAGAAACTTAGCCGCTGGACAAAAAGGTTTATCAGTTGCCTTCGATTTAGCGACGCACAGAGGTTACGATTCTGACCATGAACGAGTGGTGGGTGACGTTGGAAAAGCGGGAGTTGCAATTGACTCGGTGGAAGATATGAAAGTACTTTTCGACCAAATTCCATTAGGGGAAATGTCGGTTTCGATGACAATGAATGGTGCGGTTTTACCGATTATGGCTTTCTACATCGTGGCAGCGGAAGAACAAGGCGTTGCACCTAACCTATTATCAGGAACGATTCAGAATGACATTTTGAAGGAATTCATGGTGCGAAATACCTACATTTATCCACCAACGCCTTCGATGAAAATTATTGCGGATATTTTCGAATATACGAGTAAAAATATGCCGAAATTCAACTCGATTTCGATTTCGGGTTACCACATGCAAGAAGCGGGAGCTACTGCAGATATTGAATTAGCGTACACTTTAGCAGATGGTTTGGAATACATCCGTACCGGTTTAGCCGCTGGAATGGATATTGATACCTTCGCTCCTCGCCTTTCGTTTTTCTGGGCAATTGGTATGAACCATTTCATGGAAATTGCAAAAATGCGTGCGGGTCGCATGCTTTGGGCAAAACTATTGAAACAATTCAACCCAAAAGACGAAAAATCATTGGCTTTAAGAACGCATTGCCAAACTTCGGGTTGGAGTTTAACCGAGCAAGATCCTTTTAATAACGTAGCTCGAACTGCTATTGAAGCAGCGGCAGCAGCCTTTGGAGGAACACAATCGTTACACACCAATGCTTTGGATGAAGCGATTGCTTTACCAACCGATTTCTCAGCTCGAATTGCGCGTAACACCCAAATCTTTTTACAAGAAGAAACCAAAATTTGTAAAACGGTGGATCCTTGGGCAGGAAGTTATTATGTAGAAAGTTTAACTGCCGAAATTGCTGAAAAAGCTTGGGCATTAATTGAAGAAGTAGAAGAATTAGGAGGAATGACAAAAGCGATTGAAGCTGGAATTCCAAAACTAAGAATTGAAGAAGCTGCTGCGCGCAAACAAGCACGTATCGACAGCGGACAAGATATTATTGTTGGGGTGAACAAATACCGTTTGGAAAAAGAAGATCCGTTACATATTTTGGATGTGGACAACCAAATGGTGCGCAAACAACAAATTGAACGTTTAGAACAAATTAAAGCCACTCGCGATAACGCTAAAGTTGCCGAATGTTTAGCAAAATTAACCGAAAGCGCTAAAAATGGTGGTGAAAATTTATTATCTTTAGCAGTAGAAGCAGCAAGAAACAGAGCAACATTAGGTGAAATTAGTGATGCTTTAGAAACTGTTTTTGGAAGATATAAAGCACAAATTAGAAGTTTTAGCGGCGTGTATAGTAAAGAAATTAAAAACGACGAAAGTTTTGAAAAAGCAAAACAATTAGCCGATGCTTTCGCTAAGAAAGAAGGGCGTCGTCCTCGTATTATGATTGCGAAAATGGGACAAGACGGTCACGATCGTGGTGCTAAAGTAGTAGCAACAGGTTATGCCGATGTAGGTTTTGACGTAGACATTGGACCATTATTCCAAACGCCACAAGAAGCAGCTAAACAAGCGGTTGAAAATGACGTGCATATTTTAGGTGTTTCTTCTTTAGCAGCGGGACACAAAACCTTAGTACCTCAAGTTATCGAAGAACTAAAAAAATACGGAAGAGAAGATATTATGGTAATTGTTGGTGGTGTTATCCCAGCACAAGATTACCAATTCTTATTCGACGCCGGAGCAGTGGCGGTTTTTGGTCCTGGAACTAAAATTAGCGATGCCGCGATTACGATTTTAGAGGTTTTATTGGAGGACTAA
- a CDS encoding methylmalonyl-CoA mutase subunit beta: MANNNLFSDFEAVSSKQWKQKIQYELKGADYNETLVWESPEGIKVKPFYHNDDSEVSEEVNLNPITPSKPFAIVQNIFVHDVRKSNARALETLQRGAESVRFTLENDSVSIEELMQNLPLENVNYYFHLPFLSNDFVSKINEFASKNKANIFIQNDPIGQLAKDGNWFENLEKDIEKLNTIASKSTVSFLTISSRIYQNAGANIVQQLAYALAQANEYFNRIPAINQSITIEVAVGTNYFFEIAKLRALRLLFNTLAAEYNHNFDCHIIATPTKRNKTLYDYNVNMLRTTTECMSAILGGADAVANLAYDAIYHKDNEFGDRISRNQLLVLKHESYFDKVNNPADGAYYIETLTEQLAEKALELFKDIEKNGGLISQLIDGTIQRKINESAQKEQELFDSGKEVLLGTNKYPNKNDQMKNDLELYPFVKQNARKTLITPIIEKRLAEKLEQERLNNEAI; the protein is encoded by the coding sequence GTGGCTAACAACAATTTATTTTCCGATTTTGAAGCCGTTTCTTCTAAACAATGGAAGCAAAAAATTCAATACGAACTAAAAGGTGCTGATTACAACGAAACTTTAGTTTGGGAAAGTCCAGAAGGTATTAAAGTAAAACCGTTTTATCATAATGATGATTCCGAAGTGTCGGAAGAAGTAAATCTAAATCCCATTACTCCTTCAAAACCTTTTGCAATAGTTCAAAATATTTTTGTTCACGATGTAAGAAAATCGAATGCTCGTGCGCTAGAAACGTTACAAAGAGGAGCTGAAAGTGTTCGGTTTACTTTAGAAAATGATTCGGTTTCCATTGAAGAATTGATGCAAAATCTTCCCTTAGAAAATGTGAATTATTATTTCCATTTACCTTTTCTTTCAAACGATTTCGTTTCTAAAATAAATGAATTTGCGTCAAAAAATAAAGCCAACATCTTTATTCAAAATGACCCAATCGGACAATTAGCAAAGGACGGAAATTGGTTTGAAAATCTTGAAAAAGATATTGAGAAACTAAACACAATTGCTTCAAAATCAACTGTTTCATTTTTAACAATTTCAAGCAGAATTTATCAAAACGCTGGTGCGAATATCGTACAACAATTGGCTTACGCATTAGCGCAAGCAAACGAATATTTCAATAGAATTCCAGCTATCAACCAATCGATTACGATTGAAGTGGCTGTTGGAACAAATTACTTTTTTGAAATTGCAAAACTAAGAGCCTTACGTCTTTTATTCAACACATTAGCAGCAGAATACAATCATAATTTCGATTGTCATATCATCGCTACACCAACAAAACGTAACAAAACTTTATACGATTACAACGTCAACATGTTGCGTACGACTACGGAATGTATGTCGGCCATCTTAGGTGGAGCCGATGCGGTTGCGAATTTAGCTTACGATGCGATTTACCATAAAGACAACGAGTTTGGAGATAGAATTTCGAGAAACCAATTGTTAGTTTTAAAACACGAAAGTTATTTCGACAAGGTAAACAATCCAGCTGATGGCGCTTATTACATTGAAACATTAACAGAGCAATTAGCAGAAAAAGCATTAGAATTATTCAAAGATATCGAGAAAAATGGCGGATTGATTTCGCAATTAATTGATGGAACGATTCAAAGAAAAATCAACGAAAGCGCTCAAAAAGAACAAGAACTTTTCGATTCTGGGAAAGAAGTTTTATTGGGAACTAACAAATATCCAAACAAAAACGACCAAATGAAAAACGACTTGGAATTGTATCCTTTCGTGAAACAAAACGCCAGAAAAACGCTAATCACACCAATTATCGAAAAACGCTTGGCTGAAAAATTAGAACAAGAACGATTGAATAATGAGGCAATTTAG
- a CDS encoding FtsB family cell division protein, translated as MNKIKNLIAKYPFLAFVMNRYVLVLILFSVWMLFFDNYSYLEHRVLDKEIDEIENNIQYYKTEIKKDSIKIKELKNDDRVEKYAREKYYMKRDNEDIYIIEFEDEKKAAAEKTTSNN; from the coding sequence ATGAACAAAATCAAGAATTTAATTGCCAAATATCCGTTTTTAGCATTCGTAATGAATCGCTACGTTTTGGTGTTAATTCTTTTTTCTGTTTGGATGCTTTTTTTCGACAATTATTCCTATTTAGAACATCGGGTTTTGGATAAAGAAATTGACGAAATTGAAAACAATATCCAGTATTATAAAACTGAAATCAAAAAAGACAGCATAAAAATCAAAGAGTTGAAAAATGATGATCGTGTAGAAAAATATGCGCGCGAGAAATATTACATGAAACGCGATAACGAAGACATCTACATCATCGAATTTGAAGACGAAAAGAAAGCGGCTGCCGAAAAAACAACTAGTAACAATTAA
- the udk gene encoding uridine kinase: MLIIGIAGGTGSGKTTVVHQIMNELPSSEVGIISQDSYYKETHHLSYEERTKINFDHPRAIDFELLVAHLKDLKAGKTIEQPVYSFVTHDRTDDKIITHPRQVMIVEGILILTNPELRDMFDIKVYVHADSDERLIRRLKRDIAERGRDMEEVLNRYQTTLKPMHEQFIEPTKAFADIIIPNDKYNTVAIDVVRAVINQRIA; the protein is encoded by the coding sequence ATGCTAATTATTGGTATTGCCGGTGGTACCGGAAGTGGAAAAACAACAGTAGTTCATCAGATTATGAATGAGTTACCTTCTTCTGAAGTAGGCATCATTTCTCAAGATTCATATTATAAAGAAACGCATCATTTAAGTTACGAAGAACGTACTAAAATCAATTTTGATCATCCAAGAGCAATTGACTTTGAATTATTAGTAGCACATCTTAAAGATTTAAAAGCAGGAAAAACGATTGAACAACCTGTTTATTCATTTGTAACTCATGATAGAACAGATGACAAAATAATTACACATCCAAGACAGGTTATGATTGTAGAAGGTATCTTAATTCTAACAAATCCTGAATTAAGAGACATGTTCGATATAAAAGTATACGTTCACGCAGATTCAGATGAGCGTTTAATTCGTCGTTTAAAACGTGATATTGCAGAACGTGGTCGTGATATGGAAGAAGTTTTGAATCGTTATCAAACTACTTTAAAACCGATGCACGAACAATTCATCGAGCCTACAAAAGCTTTTGCTGATATTATAATTCCAAATGACAAATACAATACGGTTGCTATTGACGTAGTGCGTGCCGTTATTAATCAAAGAATCGCATAA
- the trxB gene encoding thioredoxin-disulfide reductase — protein MSDTIEKVKCLIIGSGPAGYTAAIYAARANMNPVLYQGQQPGGQLTTTNEVENFPGYPEGVTGPEMMVQLQEQAKRFGSDIRDGWATKVDFSGPIHKVWINDTIEIHAETVIISTGASAKYLGLESEQHYLKLGGGVSACAVCDGFFYRNQEVVIVGAGDSACEEAHYLSKLCKKVTMLVRSDKFRASKIMAERVQKTENIEILMHTETEEVLGDGQVVTGVKVKNRATGETKEIPATGFFVAIGHKPNTDIFADYITLDETGYIVNVPGSSKTNVPGVFVAGDAADHVYRQAITAAGTGCMAALDAERYLAAKE, from the coding sequence ATGTCAGATACAATTGAAAAAGTAAAATGCTTAATTATAGGTTCTGGTCCAGCGGGTTATACTGCGGCTATTTATGCGGCTAGAGCAAATATGAATCCTGTTTTATATCAAGGACAACAACCAGGTGGTCAGTTAACCACAACTAATGAAGTGGAAAACTTTCCAGGTTATCCTGAAGGTGTAACCGGACCTGAAATGATGGTACAGTTGCAAGAGCAAGCAAAACGTTTTGGTTCAGATATTCGTGATGGATGGGCTACAAAAGTAGATTTTTCTGGACCTATTCATAAAGTTTGGATTAATGATACGATTGAAATCCACGCAGAAACGGTAATTATTTCTACTGGAGCTTCAGCTAAATATTTAGGATTAGAATCGGAGCAACATTATTTAAAATTAGGTGGTGGAGTTTCGGCTTGTGCGGTTTGTGATGGATTTTTCTATAGAAATCAAGAAGTAGTAATTGTTGGAGCAGGAGATAGTGCTTGTGAAGAAGCACATTACTTATCTAAATTATGTAAAAAAGTAACGATGTTAGTGCGTAGCGATAAATTTAGAGCTTCTAAAATTATGGCAGAACGTGTACAAAAAACAGAGAACATCGAAATTTTAATGCACACCGAAACGGAAGAAGTTCTAGGTGACGGACAAGTAGTTACTGGAGTAAAAGTTAAAAACAGAGCTACCGGGGAAACAAAAGAAATTCCAGCAACAGGGTTTTTCGTAGCCATTGGCCATAAACCAAACACAGATATTTTTGCAGATTACATTACGTTAGACGAAACAGGTTATATAGTAAATGTACCAGGAAGTTCTAAAACGAATGTACCAGGTGTGTTTGTAGCAGGTGATGCTGCAGATCATGTATATCGTCAGGCAATTACGGCTGCTGGAACAGGTTGTATGGCAGCTTTAGATGCAGAACGTTATTTAGCAGCAAAAGAGTAA
- a CDS encoding glyceraldehyde-3-phosphate dehydrogenase, giving the protein MSNISLYEKELAFQADRRKAGVEFIKIISDLWYDKSIELVLFRNQLIDKNVSEIINLHEYAGAFVGKPINVFDSVEIASAIVDLDLPPSRIDIGKLTYEYHLEDDKYNDAKAFVIDKLKNAKNFQEIKPKDVVLYGFGRIGRLLAREMMSKIGKGQQLRLRAIVTRDKNDAVLLEKRASLLRYDSVHGDFNGSVIADPENNALLINGTTVHIITANSPEEIDYTAYGIEDALVIDNTGAFTTEEALKRHLTSKGVDKVLLTAPGKGVPNIVYGVNHEDYNPDEVNIYSAASCTTNAITPVLKAVEDTLGVVKGHLETIHAYTNDQNLVDNMHKKYRRGRAAALNMVITETGAGSAVAKALPALAGKLTSNAIRVPVPNGSLVVLNLEVGKNTSVEEVNNIMKKYALEGDLVEQIKYSLNNELVSSDIVGTSAPAIFDSNATIVSGDGKNIVMYVWYDNEYGYSHQVIRLAKYIAKVRRYSYY; this is encoded by the coding sequence ATGAGCAATATCTCTTTATACGAAAAAGAATTAGCTTTTCAGGCAGATAGAAGAAAAGCTGGTGTAGAATTTATTAAAATCATTAGTGATTTATGGTATGATAAATCAATTGAATTGGTTTTATTCCGAAATCAATTAATCGACAAAAACGTAAGTGAAATTATCAATTTACATGAATATGCTGGTGCCTTTGTTGGAAAACCAATCAATGTTTTTGATTCTGTTGAAATTGCAAGCGCTATTGTTGATTTAGATTTACCACCATCTAGAATTGATATTGGAAAATTAACTTACGAATATCATTTAGAAGACGACAAATACAACGATGCTAAAGCATTTGTAATCGACAAATTAAAAAATGCTAAAAACTTCCAAGAAATTAAACCAAAAGATGTGGTTTTATATGGATTTGGTAGAATTGGACGTTTATTAGCTCGTGAAATGATGTCTAAAATTGGAAAAGGACAACAATTACGTTTAAGAGCAATTGTAACTAGAGATAAAAATGATGCAGTTTTATTAGAAAAAAGAGCTTCATTATTACGTTATGATTCTGTACATGGTGATTTCAACGGTTCAGTTATTGCTGATCCAGAAAACAATGCTCTATTGATTAACGGAACAACAGTTCATATCATTACTGCAAATTCTCCAGAAGAAATTGATTATACCGCTTACGGAATTGAAGATGCTTTAGTAATCGACAATACTGGAGCCTTCACAACTGAAGAAGCACTAAAGCGTCATTTAACTTCAAAAGGAGTTGACAAAGTATTATTAACAGCTCCTGGAAAAGGAGTTCCAAATATCGTTTACGGCGTAAATCATGAAGATTACAACCCAGATGAAGTTAACATTTATTCAGCTGCTTCATGTACAACCAATGCAATTACTCCTGTTTTAAAAGCGGTTGAAGACACTTTAGGTGTGGTAAAAGGTCACTTAGAAACCATTCACGCTTATACGAATGACCAAAACTTAGTGGACAACATGCACAAAAAATACCGTAGAGGTCGTGCTGCTGCCTTAAACATGGTTATCACTGAAACTGGTGCTGGAAGTGCGGTTGCCAAAGCTTTACCTGCATTAGCTGGAAAATTAACTTCAAATGCAATTCGTGTTCCTGTTCCAAATGGTTCATTAGTAGTATTGAACTTAGAAGTTGGAAAAAACACTTCAGTTGAAGAAGTTAACAACATTATGAAAAAATATGCTTTAGAAGGTGATCTTGTAGAGCAAATCAAATACTCTTTAAACAATGAATTAGTGTCTTCAGATATCGTAGGAACTTCTGCTCCTGCTATTTTTGATAGTAACGCCACTATTGTTTCTGGAGATGGAAAAAACATTGTAATGTACGTTTGGTACGATAACGAATATGGCTACAGTCACCAAGTTATTCGTTTAGCAAAATACATTGCTAAAGTTAGAAGATACAGCTACTATTAG
- a CDS encoding acyloxyacyl hydrolase has protein sequence MKSKSLFLFAFFLFFVLGYSQDTISRFKWIRTGIVIGYASQNTIIKQDSDYTYETMCIKFSNHLNFSRKNKHSWEILIEPSYYRSQHQLLNYWFISHTVPNGDELRAKFMPLKSMNEYVLNIGIVYRRYLDLNSSVFATLNSGPMYIDTDTERLKKGFAFSDIFTLGYNYKRNRMSFDAKCVFRHVSNADLQMPNFGLNSVGFELGTYFELK, from the coding sequence ATGAAATCAAAATCCCTATTCCTATTTGCCTTTTTTCTATTTTTTGTTCTTGGATATTCGCAGGATACCATTTCTAGGTTCAAATGGATAAGAACGGGTATTGTTATTGGTTATGCTTCTCAAAATACTATTATTAAGCAAGATTCTGATTACACATATGAGACAATGTGTATTAAATTTTCGAATCATTTAAATTTTAGCAGAAAAAATAAACATTCTTGGGAAATTCTGATTGAGCCAAGTTATTACAGATCCCAACATCAATTGTTAAATTACTGGTTTATAAGTCATACTGTTCCCAATGGTGATGAATTAAGGGCTAAATTCATGCCTTTAAAATCAATGAATGAATATGTGTTAAATATTGGAATTGTTTACAGACGATATTTGGATTTAAATTCATCTGTATTTGCAACATTAAATTCGGGACCCATGTATATTGATACCGATACAGAGCGTTTGAAAAAAGGTTTTGCTTTTAGTGATATTTTTACGCTTGGATACAACTATAAACGTAATAGAATGTCTTTTGATGCTAAGTGTGTTTTTAGACATGTATCCAACGCAGATCTTCAAATGCCAAATTTCGGACTTAATTCTGTGGGTTTTGAGTTGGGTACTTATTTTGAACTTAAATAA